The proteins below come from a single Parcubacteria group bacterium CG10_big_fil_rev_8_21_14_0_10_36_14 genomic window:
- the guaB gene encoding IMP dehydrogenase: MDQKIIKEGLTYRDVLLVPQRSAIPTRKLIDTSSYLTRNIKLKIPIVSANMDTVTEYKMAIAMARMGGIGVIHRFMTIEQEAKEVEKVKRSESYRIDTPYSILPDKTLGEARQLMKRYGVSGLLVVDESGRLEGILTRRDEIYEHDEFKLVRDLMTPKERLIVAYENIELQEAKKILAKHRIEKLPLVNQDNHLVGLITSKDIIKTMEYPNATKDDRGRLRVVAAIGTKEDALDRAKALQEAGADALVIDIAHGHSEMVINTLELLKNYNIKIPIIAGNVATPEAVRDLIAAGADAIKVGVGPGSTCITRLVAGVGVPQFTAVLECAREAEKHGIPIIADGGVAFSGDIAKAIGAGASIVMLGSLLGGTDESPGITLTKKGRKYKVSRGMASLGANINREANKNTENSDYVAEGVEAMVPYRGSVAEILNQLVGGLKSGMSYSNAMTVIEMWQNARFCKITDSGWAESKPHDVEVI, encoded by the coding sequence ATGGACCAAAAAATAATTAAAGAGGGTTTAACTTATAGAGATGTTCTTTTAGTGCCTCAGCGCTCAGCTATTCCAACCCGCAAGTTGATTGATACATCATCTTATTTAACGCGGAATATAAAGCTAAAGATACCAATTGTTAGCGCAAATATGGATACGGTAACCGAATATAAAATGGCCATTGCTATGGCGCGAATGGGTGGCATTGGAGTTATCCACAGGTTTATGACAATTGAGCAGGAAGCAAAAGAGGTGGAAAAAGTTAAACGTTCCGAAAGCTATCGGATAGATACTCCTTATAGCATTTTGCCTGATAAGACATTAGGCGAAGCACGACAGCTTATGAAACGCTATGGAGTGAGTGGACTTTTAGTTGTTGACGAATCGGGAAGGCTGGAAGGAATACTTACACGTAGAGATGAGATTTATGAACACGATGAATTTAAGTTGGTAAGGGATCTCATGACGCCAAAGGAGCGTTTAATTGTTGCATATGAGAACATCGAACTTCAAGAGGCAAAAAAGATTCTAGCTAAACATAGAATAGAAAAATTACCTCTTGTAAATCAGGATAATCATCTTGTCGGACTTATCACCAGTAAAGACATAATAAAAACAATGGAATATCCAAATGCAACAAAGGACGATCGTGGACGACTTCGGGTTGTTGCGGCTATCGGTACAAAAGAAGACGCTTTAGATCGAGCAAAGGCTTTGCAAGAAGCAGGCGCAGATGCGCTTGTGATTGATATTGCTCATGGACACTCGGAGATGGTGATAAACACTTTAGAATTGTTGAAAAATTATAATATTAAAATACCGATAATTGCCGGTAATGTTGCTACTCCGGAAGCTGTGCGTGATTTGATTGCTGCTGGTGCGGACGCGATAAAAGTTGGCGTTGGTCCAGGAAGCACTTGTATCACTCGACTCGTTGCCGGAGTCGGCGTTCCGCAGTTTACTGCAGTTTTGGAGTGCGCCCGTGAAGCCGAAAAACATGGGATACCTATTATTGCTGATGGCGGTGTTGCGTTTTCGGGAGATATAGCAAAAGCAATAGGAGCAGGCGCTTCTATTGTAATGCTTGGTTCGCTTTTGGGAGGAACAGATGAATCGCCGGGAATAACTTTGACAAAAAAAGGAAGAAAATACAAAGTTTCGCGTGGAATGGCATCTTTGGGAGCAAACATTAACAGGGAAGCAAATAAAAACACAGAAAATTCTGATTATGTCGCCGAAGGTGTGGAAGCAATGGTTCCATATCGTGGTTCAGTTGCGGAAATACTAAATCAGCTTGTTGGTGGATTGAAATCCGGAATGAGTTATTCAAATGCAATGACGGTTATTGAAATGTGGCAAAATGCAAGATTTTGTAAAATAACCGATTCCGGTTGGGCAGAATCTAAACCGCATGATGTAGAAGTCATTTAA
- a CDS encoding GTPase Era produces the protein MTKEKDQKLKSGFAVIAGRSNAGKSTLLNALIGTKLAITTDKPQTTRHAIHGVLHDPRGQIVFVDTPGLLFKKKDALTKTLNKKAKDSLLGVEVILYIADPMRAIESEEQYLLRVLEETTTPKILVINKIDLHDPKYLEDYRELAEKFDDVVEVSALYNKHLKTLVNKIFEYLPEGEPIYPDFQITNVDNKFWFAEIIREKIFHQMYQELPYNINVEVDEMATRDNGILYIHVIIEVGDTRYKKMILGKSGRKIKEIGTSARKDLEKITGGKVFLDLMVEVDPRWMEKI, from the coding sequence ATGACAAAAGAAAAAGATCAAAAATTAAAGAGCGGGTTTGCGGTGATTGCTGGCAGGTCAAATGCGGGTAAATCAACGCTTCTAAACGCGCTTATCGGCACAAAGCTGGCAATTACGACAGATAAGCCACAAACAACCCGCCATGCGATTCATGGTGTTCTTCATGACCCTCGGGGACAGATTGTTTTTGTAGATACTCCGGGCCTGCTCTTTAAGAAAAAAGACGCTTTAACAAAAACTTTAAATAAAAAGGCAAAGGACTCTCTTCTAGGTGTTGAAGTTATTTTATATATTGCGGATCCGATGCGCGCAATTGAAAGCGAAGAACAATATCTTCTTCGCGTTTTGGAAGAAACAACAACACCGAAAATATTGGTAATAAATAAAATCGATTTACACGATCCTAAATATTTGGAAGATTATCGCGAACTTGCGGAAAAGTTTGATGATGTGGTGGAGGTATCAGCGCTTTATAATAAGCATTTAAAAACATTGGTAAATAAGATTTTTGAATATTTGCCTGAAGGCGAGCCAATTTATCCGGATTTCCAAATAACCAATGTTGATAACAAATTTTGGTTTGCAGAAATAATTCGTGAAAAAATATTTCACCAAATGTATCAAGAATTGCCATATAATATAAATGTAGAAGTAGATGAAATGGCAACAAGGGATAATGGTATTTTATATATTCATGTGATTATAGAAGTGGGGGATACGCGTTATAAAAAAATGATATTAGGAAAGAGCGGAAGAAAAATAAAAGAAATCGGCACTTCTGCGCGCAAGGATTTGGAAAAAATCACTGGCGGCAAAGTATTTTTAGATTTAATGGTAGAAGTAGACCCAAGATGGATGGAAAAAATTTGA